The following nucleotide sequence is from Verrucomicrobiota bacterium.
TCGAGTAGCCCAGGCCCATTTGTTTTAGGCTGTTCTGGCACACCGCGGACTGGCCTTTGAGCTTGGCCTTGCTCAACGCGGGCAGAAGCATACCGGCCAGGATGGCGATGATCGCGATGACGACCAGAAGTTCGATGAGGGTGAAGCCAAGCCCTCGCCCTCGATCCATGGGACGAGGTCCGGTGGGTTTAGTAGAAGCTGTGTGCATTTCCAGAATAGGTGTGCAGCAATTTGGCGCGGATTCGCGTTTCCACGTGACCATCGGCCCACATCGTGTTGACCGAGTCCACTTTTCCGCGATACGGGTGCCCCGCCACGGCTTTGTTGATGTCGGGCTTGCTGTCGGCGCCTTGAATGCAGATGTCCGTGAGGATCGGGCGCAGCGCCGCGCGGGCATCTTCCGTGCGCCGCGGCCAGCCATTGGGTGAGTTGATGCCTCCCGGTTCGTCACCTTTTTTCGGCAGCACCGGAAAGAACTGGCCGCCGCCAATCGACCTTGGCACCCACCAACTGTGGGAAAGAATGGCGAAATAGCCGTAGGCACGCTGGAAATACTTTAGAAGATCTTCCGGTTTGTTCAGCGAAGCCCCCTTGAACTTGGCCTTGTACCAGTTGTTCGCCTCGGTGAATTCGCCCGGGCGCACGGGGCAGAACCACATCGGCACATTCAGCCCATAAGGTTCCAGGGCTGGAATCATGTTCGTCGGCACGTCCCACGGATTGAGTCCGGTGCCGCCCATTTCCCAGGTTGGCAGCACTTCACGATTCTCGTTGGCGTACATCGTCACGGCAATGCCCCACTGCCGGTAATGGGACGTGCAATTCACGACTTTGGCGCGAAACTTGGAGCGTGCGAGGGTCGGTAGCAACATTCCCGCGAGGATGGCGATGATCGCGATCACAACCAGAAGCTCGATCAGGGTGAATCCGGGAGGGCGTGAGAAAGACCTCGCATGAGGCGACTGCAAGGGTGTCTTCATAGTGAATTCTTATTGCGGAGCTGGAGATTTGGCAACTCCTCCCTTCGACCGCCGATCTGTCGCGCGGCATCCGCAAGCAGTCGGGGCGCGCCGTTCACGGCGCTTCCGCTCGCGCCAATCGGCCGCGGCGATCTCCTCCCGCGCCATGGCCCGCCATGGGTGAATGCCTTCGCCCTGGCAGCACCCTTGCCCGTTGAAGCTGCCATGCCCCTTTGAAGACACGCCCTGAAGCGGCGTGAACGCCGCGCGCATCACCGACAACCTCTGGATGCACCCGATCCGTCGGGCCATCGGGTGAGAAACCACGGTCAGTGCGACATTTCAGTCCTTCTCATCTTGCCTCGGAGCGCCGCTGTGCCGCCGCAACCTGCCGCGGCGGGTCTCCAGGATCCCAAGCGTTTGGTCTGCCGACGCGCTGCGGTTGGTGCTCCTCACACAGCCGCGCTCCGCAAAATGAGCATCGTTGGGGACGCTTACTCATGGGAATTGGCTTTGTCGCGTGATGGGAGCGTGGCCGAACGGAGGAGGTTTCGAGGAGGAGGCGGCGGCGGGAACGGATGTTGCGCGCAAGCGGCTTGTCAGAGTCTTACCCTTGGCGTGGCCCGGACACCGTTCCCATCACGTCGTTGGCTTTTGTCGGATTGCCATGCCCGGTGAGTTCAGGCAGGACAAGGGCCATGCTTGGCACGGTCATCAACGGCGCCGCGATCCTGGCCGGCGGTGCCGCCGGGATTTTCGCCGCGCGCCAACTCACGGAGCAGCGCCAGCTCTCCATCAAAGTCCTCCTGGGCGCGTTCACCGTTTATGCCGGACTCAGCACCGCCTGGTCCGGGCTCAACGGATCCCTGGGCCAAGCCGGCAAACAACTGCTCATCGC
It contains:
- a CDS encoding type II secretion system protein, which codes for MKTPLQSPHARSFSRPPGFTLIELLVVIAIIAILAGMLLPTLARSKFRAKVVNCTSHYRQWGIAVTMYANENREVLPTWEMGGTGLNPWDVPTNMIPALEPYGLNVPMWFCPVRPGEFTEANNWYKAKFKGASLNKPEDLLKYFQRAYGYFAILSHSWWVPRSIGGGQFFPVLPKKGDEPGGINSPNGWPRRTEDARAALRPILTDICIQGADSKPDINKAVAGHPYRGKVDSVNTMWADGHVETRIRAKLLHTYSGNAHSFY